A section of the Kribbella sp. HUAS MG21 genome encodes:
- a CDS encoding kinase — protein sequence MTGSPSTRLVVLRGNSGSGKSTTARTLRERLGRGTAWIEQDYLRRILLREHDLPGGVNIGLIDTTVRYALDHGYDVVLEGILDAARYGDMLRRLTTDHHGTTLHYYFDIPFPETVVRHGTRDRRDEFSPDMMRDWYRERDVLPGVEQTVIGPDSALDETVTRILTDLGEHPVPLEG from the coding sequence GTGACCGGCAGTCCAAGCACCCGCCTGGTCGTACTGCGCGGCAACTCGGGCTCAGGCAAGTCCACGACGGCCCGCACGCTACGCGAACGCCTCGGCCGCGGTACGGCGTGGATCGAGCAGGACTACCTCCGCCGCATCCTGCTCCGCGAGCACGATCTCCCAGGCGGTGTGAACATAGGCCTGATCGACACTACCGTCCGCTACGCCCTCGACCACGGGTACGACGTAGTCCTGGAAGGCATCCTGGACGCCGCCCGGTACGGCGACATGCTCCGACGGCTCACCACCGACCATCACGGGACGACGCTGCACTACTACTTCGACATCCCGTTCCCGGAGACCGTCGTACGCCACGGGACACGAGACAGGCGGGACGAGTTCAGCCCGGACATGATGCGGGACTGGTACCGCGAGCGCGACGTACTCCCCGGCGTCGAGCAGACGGTGATCGGCCCGGACAGCGCGCTGGACGAGACCGTGACGCGGATCCTGACCGACCTCGGCGAGCATCCCGTACCGTTGGAGGGATGA
- a CDS encoding GNAT family N-acetyltransferase codes for MITGVDQYLHRVPLSGAVAEEVGPFTLFRSTTVWPYYARPVPGSGVTIEPGDIELVRERCAELEIPLSFEWVVETCPSLGAAAVAAGLTVVEHPLLVLERDDFRPVVADARCEILSADEEEVRQSRAVAGLAFGEPGTAVGKAGPAERDAAAAEMPADVVAALQDRVRRGVAVSAGAFTVDGMVATGTHQPVDSATEIVGIGTLPAMRRRGLGAAVTSTLVSHALDHGVDLVLLSAETDAVAAVYERVGFHRIGSAGAAE; via the coding sequence ATGATCACCGGAGTCGACCAGTATCTCCACCGGGTTCCGCTGTCAGGTGCGGTTGCCGAGGAGGTCGGTCCGTTCACGCTGTTCCGCAGTACGACGGTCTGGCCGTACTACGCGCGACCTGTGCCTGGGAGTGGTGTCACGATCGAGCCGGGTGACATCGAACTGGTGCGGGAGCGGTGTGCCGAGCTGGAGATCCCGCTGAGTTTCGAGTGGGTCGTCGAGACCTGTCCTTCGCTAGGCGCTGCTGCTGTTGCAGCCGGCTTGACCGTGGTCGAGCACCCGTTGCTGGTGCTGGAGCGCGACGACTTCCGTCCTGTCGTGGCTGATGCTCGCTGCGAGATCCTGTCCGCTGACGAGGAGGAGGTCCGGCAGTCGCGTGCTGTGGCCGGGCTGGCGTTCGGTGAGCCGGGTACCGCGGTCGGAAAGGCAGGGCCGGCAGAACGGGACGCGGCCGCAGCGGAGATGCCCGCCGACGTGGTGGCGGCGCTGCAGGACCGGGTACGCCGTGGCGTCGCAGTCAGCGCGGGTGCGTTCACCGTCGACGGGATGGTCGCCACCGGCACGCACCAACCGGTCGACTCCGCGACCGAGATCGTCGGCATCGGCACGCTCCCGGCCATGCGCCGACGCGGCCTGGGCGCCGCGGTGACCTCGACACTCGTCTCACACGCGTTGGACCACGGCGTGGACCTCGTACTCCTGTCTGCCGAGACCGACGCGGTAGCAGCGGTCTACGAACGCGTCGGCTTCCACCGCATCGGCAGCGCCGGAGCCGCCGAGTGA
- a CDS encoding alpha/beta hydrolase — protein sequence MDKVTSADGTTIAYDRLGSGQPLILVAGALCDRQALRPLADELAGDFDVVTYDRRGRGDSGDSTSYAVQREVEDLAALLTALGGTAALYGHSSGAGLAAVAASTGLPFTKVVLHEPPYGPDDVETSDNGEQVLELIREGRNREAVELFLLMAGAPKQDALEIAATPGIVDLAPTLAYDFAVMDHGLDEGATPVALLRSIKQETLVVAGTASPPFMVDAAHRIVTILPAARHVELPDQRHVVPPELLAPVIAEFLRR from the coding sequence ATGGACAAGGTGACGTCAGCAGACGGTACGACGATCGCGTACGACCGGCTCGGCAGCGGGCAGCCGCTGATCCTGGTCGCGGGCGCACTGTGCGACCGGCAGGCCCTGCGGCCGCTGGCCGACGAGCTGGCGGGCGACTTCGACGTGGTGACCTACGACCGCCGCGGCCGTGGCGACTCCGGAGACAGCACCTCGTACGCCGTCCAGCGCGAGGTGGAGGACCTCGCCGCGCTGCTCACGGCCCTCGGCGGTACGGCGGCCCTCTACGGGCACTCGTCCGGCGCGGGACTCGCCGCGGTCGCCGCCAGCACCGGGCTGCCGTTCACGAAGGTCGTCCTGCACGAGCCGCCGTACGGACCGGACGACGTGGAGACTTCGGACAACGGCGAGCAGGTCCTCGAGTTGATCCGCGAGGGCCGCAACCGGGAGGCGGTCGAGCTGTTCCTGCTGATGGCCGGCGCGCCGAAGCAGGACGCGCTGGAGATCGCAGCCACCCCGGGCATCGTCGACCTCGCGCCGACCCTCGCCTACGACTTCGCGGTCATGGACCACGGCCTCGACGAGGGCGCCACGCCGGTCGCGCTGCTGCGGTCGATCAAGCAGGAGACGCTGGTCGTCGCCGGCACCGCGTCACCGCCGTTCATGGTCGACGCGGCGCACCGCATCGTCACGATCCTCCCGGCCGCGCGCCACGTCGAGCTCCCCGACCAGCGGCACGTCGTACCGCCGGAGCTGCTCGCCCCGGTGATCGCAGAATTCCTCAGGCGATGA
- a CDS encoding DUF427 domain-containing protein: MADKTVKIPGPDHPITVVKNPDRVVVKVGDRVVADTRDALSLQEASYPAVQYIPRKDVDFTQLERTDHHTYCPYKGDASYYTILPDQVNAVWTYEQPYDAVADIREHVAFYPDKVTIEIIA; the protein is encoded by the coding sequence ATGGCGGACAAGACTGTGAAGATTCCCGGGCCGGACCATCCGATCACCGTCGTGAAGAACCCGGACCGGGTCGTCGTGAAGGTGGGCGACCGGGTGGTCGCGGACACCCGGGACGCGCTGTCGCTGCAGGAGGCGAGCTACCCCGCGGTGCAGTACATCCCGCGCAAGGACGTCGACTTCACGCAGCTCGAGCGCACCGACCACCACACCTACTGCCCGTACAAGGGCGATGCGTCGTACTACACGATCCTCCCCGACCAGGTGAACGCGGTCTGGACCTACGAGCAGCCGTACGACGCGGTCGCGGACATCCGCGAGCACGTCGCGTTCTACCCGGACAAGGTGACGATCGAGATCATCGCCTGA
- a CDS encoding metallophosphoesterase, giving the protein MTRVYAVSDVHGHLEKLVPALHAAGLTDADGNWAGADARLWFLGDFFDRGPDGIGVLHYVRGLIAQAPEGAIRMLLGNHEILALGMHKFGDTFVPHDGITLRSFERSWVLNGGQDRDQELLTDDDVAWLLDRPMLGLDADHLLMHSDTAEYVEWGDTIDQINTAARSELHSDDIEVWWEIWRRTTSRYAFRGPSGPEVAGILLQHLGGRRIVHGHSIVADQLGIDPQFLTGPHLYADGLALGIDGGAFDGGPCLVVELTTD; this is encoded by the coding sequence ATGACCAGGGTGTACGCCGTCAGCGACGTCCATGGCCACCTGGAGAAGCTGGTCCCGGCGCTGCACGCGGCCGGTCTCACCGATGCCGACGGCAACTGGGCCGGGGCCGACGCCCGGCTGTGGTTCCTCGGCGACTTCTTCGACCGCGGCCCGGACGGCATCGGCGTCCTGCACTACGTCCGCGGCCTGATCGCGCAGGCGCCGGAGGGCGCGATCCGGATGCTGCTCGGCAACCACGAGATCCTCGCGCTCGGCATGCACAAGTTCGGCGACACGTTCGTCCCGCACGACGGGATCACGCTGCGCAGCTTCGAGCGTTCCTGGGTGCTGAACGGCGGCCAGGACCGCGACCAGGAGCTGCTCACCGACGACGACGTGGCCTGGCTGCTCGACCGGCCGATGCTCGGCCTGGACGCCGACCACCTGCTGATGCACTCCGACACCGCGGAGTACGTCGAGTGGGGCGACACGATCGACCAGATCAACACCGCGGCCCGGTCCGAACTGCACTCCGACGACATCGAGGTGTGGTGGGAGATCTGGCGCCGCACGACGTCGCGGTACGCGTTCCGCGGCCCGAGCGGCCCGGAGGTGGCGGGCATCCTGCTCCAGCACCTCGGCGGCCGCCGGATCGTGCACGGCCACAGCATCGTCGCCGACCAGCTCGGCATCGACCCGCAGTTCCTGACCGGCCCGCACCTGTACGCCGACGGCCTCGCGCTGGGCATCGACGGCGGCGCCTTCGACGGCGGCCCGTGCCTGGTCGTCGAGCTGACGACCGACTGA
- a CDS encoding Nramp family divalent metal transporter, which yields MYAPAPLRRQLNRSGLLLLGPAFVAAVAYVDPGNFATNIAAGATYGYLLCWVVVGANLMAVLVQYLAAKASIATGRTLPQLCRDHFRRSTSTGLWAQAEVVAIATDLAEVVGGAIALNLLFGIPLLAGGLITGAVSFGLLIYQSKRGQRPFEAAIIGLLAVVLIGFVVSTWQSQPSASGIVGGLVPRLDGTESLVLAAGMLGATVMPHAIWLHGALVTDRHWKAIGDEEGKSKVLRATRMDVAVAMALAGAVNLAMVVLAAAALQGTGSESLDAAHSAIGDRLGQLPALLFALALLASGFASSSVGTYAGSVILDGFWRRHVPLAVRRLVTLVPALLVLAIGIDPSRALVVSQVVLSFGIPCALWPLVRLTASRRVMGDLVNRRATTLAACLVASAVSALNVVLIVLTVRG from the coding sequence ATGTACGCACCGGCACCGCTGCGGCGGCAGCTCAACCGGTCCGGGCTCCTGCTGCTCGGACCGGCCTTCGTTGCGGCCGTCGCGTACGTCGACCCGGGCAACTTCGCGACCAACATCGCGGCCGGGGCGACGTACGGCTATCTGCTCTGCTGGGTGGTCGTCGGCGCGAACCTGATGGCCGTCCTGGTGCAGTACCTGGCCGCCAAGGCCAGCATCGCGACCGGGCGGACGCTGCCGCAGCTGTGCCGTGACCACTTCCGGCGGTCCACGTCGACCGGGTTGTGGGCGCAGGCCGAGGTGGTGGCGATCGCGACCGACCTGGCCGAGGTCGTCGGCGGCGCGATCGCGCTGAACCTGCTGTTCGGGATCCCGCTACTGGCGGGCGGCCTGATCACCGGCGCGGTCTCGTTCGGGTTGCTGATCTACCAGTCGAAGCGCGGCCAGCGGCCGTTCGAGGCCGCGATCATCGGTCTGCTCGCCGTCGTACTGATCGGCTTCGTGGTGTCCACGTGGCAGTCGCAGCCGTCCGCGAGCGGGATCGTCGGCGGCCTGGTGCCGCGGCTGGACGGCACCGAGTCGCTGGTGCTGGCGGCCGGCATGCTCGGCGCGACCGTGATGCCGCACGCGATCTGGCTGCACGGCGCGCTGGTCACCGACCGGCACTGGAAGGCGATCGGCGACGAGGAAGGCAAGTCGAAGGTCCTGCGCGCGACCCGGATGGACGTCGCCGTCGCGATGGCGCTCGCCGGCGCGGTCAACCTGGCGATGGTCGTACTGGCCGCGGCCGCGCTGCAGGGCACCGGCTCCGAGTCGCTCGACGCCGCCCACTCCGCGATCGGCGACCGGCTCGGCCAACTCCCGGCGCTGCTGTTCGCGCTCGCCCTGCTGGCCAGCGGTTTCGCCTCGTCGTCGGTCGGGACGTACGCCGGGTCCGTGATCCTGGACGGTTTCTGGCGCCGCCACGTGCCGCTTGCCGTCCGCCGGCTGGTCACGCTGGTGCCCGCGCTGCTGGTGCTTGCGATCGGCATCGACCCGAGCCGCGCGCTCGTGGTCTCCCAGGTGGTGCTGAGCTTCGGCATCCCGTGCGCGCTGTGGCCGCTGGTGAGATTGACGGCGTCCCGGCGCGTCATGGGCGACCTCGTCAACCGCAGGGCGACTACTCTCGCCGCATGCCTGGTAGCCTCCGCCGTGTCGGCGCTCAACGTCGTACTGATCGTGCTGACCGTCCGGGGCTGA
- a CDS encoding SIMPL domain-containing protein, giving the protein MSVVGTGQVTGTPDVLRVTFGVEQVAPDVAAAVATVGERTDAVLAALRSQGVQESQLGTSAVNVFQEYREPGTDPAYRASHTVLVETKDLTGFGALLDAAVDAVGNSLSLHGLQFDIEDKSELLTQARELAFQQARAKAEHLAALSGYSLGSVTAISEGHGSVPLGPETRLSASKAYDSAINIVPGDHSVEVSLQVQFSWA; this is encoded by the coding sequence GTGAGTGTTGTCGGGACAGGTCAAGTCACCGGTACGCCGGACGTACTGCGCGTGACCTTCGGCGTCGAGCAGGTCGCACCGGATGTGGCGGCCGCCGTGGCGACGGTCGGCGAGCGTACGGACGCGGTGCTGGCGGCACTGCGGTCGCAGGGCGTGCAGGAGTCGCAGCTGGGCACGAGTGCGGTGAACGTGTTCCAGGAGTACCGGGAGCCCGGCACGGACCCGGCGTACCGGGCCTCGCACACGGTACTGGTGGAGACGAAGGACCTGACCGGTTTCGGCGCCCTGCTGGACGCCGCCGTCGATGCTGTCGGCAACAGCCTCTCCCTGCACGGGCTGCAGTTCGACATCGAGGACAAGTCCGAGCTGCTGACCCAGGCCCGGGAGCTGGCGTTCCAGCAGGCGAGGGCGAAGGCCGAGCACCTGGCCGCCCTCTCCGGTTACTCACTCGGCTCGGTGACAGCGATCTCTGAAGGCCACGGCTCGGTACCACTCGGGCCGGAGACCCGGCTGTCCGCGTCGAAGGCGTACGACTCGGCGATCAACATCGTGCCCGGCGACCACAGCGTCGAGGTTTCGCTCCAGGTGCAGTTCTCCTGGGCGTAA
- a CDS encoding restriction endonuclease — protein sequence MGRSVEGHARSDRPPGRTAEAAQRTAAVRERVQALGNVLSDALAVEVHGTDLQTLKRAPRRAPPTVSPADLEAHPGPVWDAFVPQAPGPFRWWGAERRYARRLADAEDRFAEAIERHRAAEETRRDRVARALREQVEQQRRLDEATAEQHARIDAYERAVENHERVAVTRYFTKALDRITEPLEFPRRRKVRYVPESTLLAVEWDLPDVGVVPAEASYHYDRSRDAVVAVPRDPVELRRLYQQLVAQLALRALHLVFGSDRYGVVETVVFNGMVESVDPTTGQTVRPCLITLRATREQYQALVLDQLDPVACVRHYFAAEVSRHPEELQPVEPVLEFDLADPRTVEAVDVISEIDARPNLLDLSPEAFEHLVHNLLTRMGLETRLFRRGTDGGIDCVAYDPRPITGGKFVVQAKLWTRTVPPSAVRDLFGTVLDAGATKGILITTSGFGPTSYQFANGKPLQLIDATALLSLCHTHNIPARIIRRAS from the coding sequence ATGGGCCGATCCGTGGAAGGACACGCCCGCAGCGATCGTCCGCCCGGCCGAACCGCCGAGGCGGCGCAACGGACCGCTGCGGTGCGGGAACGTGTCCAGGCCCTGGGCAACGTCCTGTCCGACGCCCTGGCCGTCGAGGTCCACGGCACCGACCTGCAGACCCTGAAACGCGCGCCCCGGCGGGCACCACCGACCGTGTCGCCGGCCGATCTCGAAGCGCATCCCGGACCCGTCTGGGATGCGTTCGTGCCCCAGGCGCCGGGACCGTTCCGGTGGTGGGGCGCCGAACGCCGGTACGCCCGGCGGCTCGCCGACGCGGAGGACCGGTTCGCGGAGGCGATCGAACGGCACCGGGCCGCCGAGGAGACACGGCGGGACCGGGTGGCGCGGGCACTGCGGGAGCAGGTCGAGCAACAGCGCCGGCTCGACGAGGCGACCGCCGAACAGCACGCGCGGATCGACGCGTACGAGCGCGCCGTGGAGAACCACGAGCGGGTCGCGGTGACGCGGTACTTCACGAAGGCGCTCGACCGGATCACGGAGCCGCTGGAGTTCCCGCGGCGGCGCAAGGTCCGGTACGTCCCCGAGTCGACGCTGCTCGCGGTCGAGTGGGACCTACCCGACGTCGGCGTCGTACCGGCTGAGGCGTCGTACCACTATGACCGCTCGCGCGACGCGGTGGTGGCGGTGCCGCGGGACCCTGTGGAGCTGCGGCGGCTGTACCAGCAACTGGTGGCGCAGCTGGCGTTGCGGGCGCTGCATCTGGTGTTCGGCAGCGACAGGTACGGCGTGGTGGAGACCGTGGTGTTCAACGGGATGGTGGAGTCGGTGGACCCCACTACCGGGCAGACGGTGCGGCCGTGCCTCATCACGTTGCGGGCGACGCGGGAGCAGTACCAGGCGCTGGTACTCGACCAGCTCGACCCGGTGGCGTGTGTGCGGCACTACTTCGCGGCCGAGGTGTCACGGCACCCGGAGGAGCTGCAGCCGGTGGAGCCGGTGCTGGAGTTCGACCTGGCCGATCCGCGCACGGTGGAAGCGGTGGACGTGATCAGCGAGATCGACGCCCGGCCGAACCTGCTGGACCTCAGCCCCGAGGCCTTCGAGCACCTGGTCCACAACCTGCTCACCCGGATGGGCCTCGAGACCCGCCTGTTCCGCCGCGGCACGGACGGCGGGATCGACTGCGTGGCGTACGACCCGCGCCCGATCACCGGCGGCAAGTTCGTCGTCCAGGCCAAGCTCTGGACCCGCACCGTCCCACCGTCCGCCGTCCGCGACCTCTTCGGCACCGTCCTCGACGCCGGAGCCACCAAAGGCATCCTCATCACCACCTCCGGCTTCGGCCCCACCAGCTACCAGTTCGCCAACGGCAAACCCCTCCAACTCATCGACGCCACCGCCCTCCTCTCCCTCTGCCACACCCACAACATCCCGGCCCGCATCATCCGCCGCGCTAGTTGA
- a CDS encoding AMP-binding protein, with translation MSLPSYASGVSEVPLLGETIGANLRRTIGAYGDNEALVEVQTGRRWTYDEFGAEVELVARGLLARGIAKGDRVGIWAPNQAEWTITQYATALIGAILVNINPAYRTHELAYALNQSGVRLLVSATAFKTSDYRAMVDEVKPDCTALEEIVYLGTGDWDALRDDAQRIPLDALHAREAELSFDDPINIQYTSGTTGFPKGATLSHHNILNNGFFVTETIAFTAADRLCIPVPFYHCFGMVMGNLGCTTHGACMVIPGPAFDPAATLRAVQDERCTGLYGVPTMFIAELGLPDFAEYDLSSLRTGIMAGSPCPIEVMKRCVADMHMAEVAICYGMTETSPVSTQTRRDDDLDRRTSTVGRVLPHVEVKLVDPATGLVVPRGEPGELCTRGYSVMLGYWDEPDKTAEAIDQARWMHTGDLATMRDDGYVNIVGRIKDMVIRGGENVYPREIEEFLYTHPSIADVQVVGVPDEKYGEELCAWIKLKPGADPLDADAVRAFATGKLAHFKIPRYVLLVDDFPMTVTGKIRKVEMREKSVELLGLT, from the coding sequence ATGAGCCTGCCGTCGTACGCGTCCGGGGTGTCCGAGGTCCCGCTGCTGGGCGAGACGATCGGCGCGAACCTCAGACGCACGATCGGCGCGTACGGCGACAACGAGGCGCTCGTCGAGGTGCAGACCGGGCGGCGCTGGACGTACGACGAGTTCGGCGCCGAGGTCGAGCTGGTCGCGCGCGGCCTGCTGGCCCGCGGGATCGCGAAGGGCGACCGGGTCGGCATCTGGGCCCCGAACCAGGCCGAGTGGACGATCACGCAGTACGCGACCGCGCTGATCGGCGCCATCCTGGTGAACATCAACCCGGCGTACCGCACCCACGAGCTGGCCTACGCGCTGAACCAGTCCGGCGTCCGGCTACTGGTTTCCGCGACCGCGTTCAAGACCAGCGACTACCGCGCAATGGTCGACGAGGTGAAGCCGGACTGCACCGCGCTCGAGGAGATCGTCTACCTCGGCACCGGCGACTGGGACGCTCTCCGGGACGACGCACAACGGATCCCGCTCGACGCGCTGCACGCCCGCGAGGCCGAGCTGTCCTTCGACGACCCGATCAACATCCAGTACACCAGCGGTACGACGGGATTCCCGAAGGGCGCGACGCTCAGCCACCACAACATCCTGAACAACGGCTTCTTCGTCACCGAGACGATCGCGTTCACCGCCGCGGACCGGCTCTGCATCCCGGTGCCGTTCTACCACTGCTTCGGCATGGTGATGGGCAACCTCGGCTGCACCACACACGGTGCCTGCATGGTGATCCCGGGGCCGGCGTTCGACCCGGCGGCGACGCTGCGGGCCGTGCAGGACGAGCGGTGCACCGGGCTGTACGGCGTACCGACGATGTTCATCGCGGAGCTCGGGCTGCCGGACTTCGCGGAGTACGACCTGAGCAGCCTGCGCACCGGGATCATGGCCGGGTCGCCGTGCCCGATCGAGGTGATGAAGCGCTGCGTCGCGGACATGCACATGGCCGAGGTCGCGATCTGCTACGGGATGACCGAGACGTCTCCGGTGTCCACGCAGACCCGGCGCGACGACGACCTCGACCGCCGGACGTCGACCGTCGGCCGGGTGCTGCCGCACGTCGAGGTCAAGCTCGTCGACCCGGCCACCGGGCTCGTCGTACCGCGTGGTGAACCGGGGGAGCTGTGCACCCGCGGGTACTCCGTGATGCTCGGCTATTGGGACGAACCGGACAAGACTGCCGAGGCGATCGACCAGGCGCGCTGGATGCACACCGGCGACCTCGCGACGATGCGCGACGACGGGTACGTGAACATCGTCGGCCGGATCAAGGACATGGTGATCCGCGGCGGCGAGAACGTGTACCCGCGGGAGATCGAGGAGTTCCTCTACACGCACCCGTCGATCGCCGACGTCCAGGTCGTTGGTGTCCCCGACGAGAAGTACGGCGAGGAGCTCTGCGCCTGGATCAAGCTCAAGCCCGGCGCGGACCCGCTCGACGCCGACGCGGTCAGGGCGTTCGCGACCGGCAAGCTCGCGCACTTCAAGATCCCGCGGTACGTCCTGCTCGTCGACGACTTCCCGATGACCGTCACCGGCAAGATCCGCAAGGTCGAGATGCGCGAGAAGTCCGTGGAGCTCCTCGGCCTGACGTGA